The sequence below is a genomic window from Lycium ferocissimum isolate CSIRO_LF1 chromosome 9, AGI_CSIRO_Lferr_CH_V1, whole genome shotgun sequence.
AGTAATTCCGAGCCCATAGATTGCTCTATATATGTATCCTAATTAAGAATTCCTTCACTGTTGCCAAAGGTTTCAAATTAATCTCTTAGAACGGAATAAACAGCTCTATAACTGCGGTACTTCAGATTACAGAACTTCGGCGAAATCAAAGAAGGAGCAAATCACACTTGAAACTTACTTTTATTTTCCGAAATGCagaagaagagaggaagaagaattTGAATTTTAGTGTATCAAAATTTGAGGCCTTTGAATTTATAGCTAACAAATTTAGACTGTGGTGTCTGTTCGAAAAGATCATTAGTGTCAAGCAAAAAAGgacagcccggtgcactaagatCTCGCTATGCGCGAGATCCGAGGAAGGACCGGACCataagggtctattgtacgcagccttatgTTGGGGTATATGCCATTAACCATGCGTTTAGatataatatattctaacaattgtcatggttaaaagtctaagtggaGATTGctgggatatatactattaatcatgtgtttggatatactatttattatagaacaattatttattcattgtttaataaagatttaaatagatcatgtactagtatgtgtctcctttacttatatagtagatgatttagtgtatagagtttaacttatacacggaagattaaatcgtcggttcttataagtataaaatttatgttcataATCTAAGATGGAAATTTGACGAcaaagccatcggtatgattgtagcacaagattaatataatgtatcttcattatgggaatgGTATAGTTCCGTCTTCCTGTGCTAGTACATTTtatatgtattgaacggaccaagtagagattagtatttttgtactgaatacataaaacaaattctctagttcattaaatgtacttatactcttaatctttatataattattatacatatacatcatctaGGTTATCTATTTAGATGCAAGtgtggctctgataccaattgatggaATACAGACATACGCAGCGGAAGCAAATAGCCAGGGtcgaacttgcatgtaatatagacaacacacaatcaaagattttaatcaaacataaaatcgaTACTTATCTCTTGGAGCGTTACTGCGGCTGCAAATCAAACCTTCAAGTACGAGCTAAAGTTGTCCACGTGTTCATCCTTTAGTTCCACAGTCTTCTGCTGTGTAACCCGAATAATACCAAAATTTACGAAATTCGTGTGGGCGAATTTCTatggaaaagttgaagaaacttcAAAAACTCTTAGCCTCCTTATGGAATAAGACTCCTATTTTATAACTACAGGTTTAGGGTTTTCACCCTTTTCCAAAAACTGTTGggtctttattttccaccaaaaataatattccatttaattctttattattcgggcACAGCAGGGACCACAGAATTTAATTAATgaggcttcctattatggaattaattcaaaaaatcaattaatcctaccataataaattactTAATTATTCCGCTAAAAAATAAATTCCACTTCTGCCTCGGTTCAATTTCGAAATTATACgttaaaacttatttaactcccaatgttaagattacaaataccaatcaattaaattaaattactaacaatttaattcattgactaattgaatcctttatatttctgcttaacttacatcatgtgacggatacaaaatccacctgcagggttttcacatgagacttataagcatccataaaggggtatcatcaatctcaaagtcgagacatggattctatcaactaattattatttcacaaatgtaatttgccattatccaatttaccaggaatacatagacccgcaattgaATCGTacattttaataaatcaaaataatgaacaaatcacattgatcataataattatatcaagattaagagcaTAAGTAcattaatgaactagagaatttgttttatatattcagtacaaaaacacttataTCTACTTGGTctgttcaatacatacaaaatgtactagcacagGAAGACGGAACTATACcattcccataatgaagatacattatattaatcttgtgctacaatcataccgatggctttgtcaaatttccatcttagattgtgaacataaattttatacttataagaaccgacgatttaatcttccgtggATAAgttaaactctatacactaaatcatctactatgtaagtaaaggacacacatactagtacatgatctatttaaatctttattaaacaatgaataaataattgttctataataaatactatatccaaacacatggttaatagtatatatcccaacacCTTACTCTGCATTTATGCATTACGGAGCTTGTATACTAGTTAAActtttttgctaaaaaaaatacaaataattaaattcGAAACTAGTAAAATGAATTATGACAAAATTTAATACTACTCAAACtcataaagtttaaattttggatCCAGCTCTACAAATTAaggcaatgttattaatgttaacTACTTTTGTGAGTAGTTCGTAGGTCTAATAAATAGAAAGGACTAAAGAATtattgatgtatttttttttttttttttgcaaatccTCAAACACGTCCCTTAATTAGAGACAAATAAACTAGTCTAACATGTTTTGGTCTGTCAACTTATGACTTATGAGCAATTAAAAGTATAATCAAAGCAGTACGACATAGTATTTCCTTTATTAATAATCCAATAAAGACGCCTCAGCTGCCAAAGTTTGTTGACAAGAAGTCAATGATGAAAGAGTGTCCATATCTTTTCCCCAACTAGAAAATTTATCATAACCATATGAATCCAATTATATATGCCTTCATCCAATAAATACAAGGAATTAATAGTTACTAGTAGTAATATATTATTCACCGACTTGGCTAGCTTTACCAATTTTTATATAAGGTAAAGACTCAAAGAGCCACAGGACATAGTACATTGtgaacaaaataaaaacaaaatgatGAAAGTCAATGTGAAGAGAATGgtaaaggaagaagaagaagaacaagaagaatcATTTCCTGTTAGCCCTACCGGGCAGTATTTTACGAGTTCTGTCTTGTCGATTTCTGTTATTTGTGTGTTGGAATCTGAAATTCCTATAGATGATTCTTGCACCATGACATTGCTTAAGGATGTTTTTGTCCCCATTAATCCTCGTTTTTCTTCTATTATGGTACTTCCTTTCCCTTTCTCTCATGTTGTGTGAGTATATATGTGGTGGCTCATTTTTGCTAATCGAATGGTgaagtttctttttttatttttttttttttaataagattatatttcttgaaatctttGTTGCTTGGACTCTTCAAGAATGCCGTCACGAGGACTTTCAAATGTAATTCATTTCTTAGATCGGACACGAATACATCTGCATTGTTAGTTTGAGGATCCGGGCAACATAGACTAATACTTTCGTTTACCTCTTCTTTGAAGTAATTATATGCAGGTTAATACTGATAATGTAAAGAATTTTTATAATATAAGTGTAATTTGATCTGTTGTAGACCGTTCATGTTATTTTTCAAGCAACTAGTTTTACTTATACTAAAAGTTActtgtaataattttttatgtgATCTAATAGtgtataatttcttttattaggGTGTGTATCTATATACTAGCACTTGTTTTGCTAATTAACTACTAGATTGTTAGCATCACATTTTGCTAATTAGTTTGACTTATACTAAAAGTTACATGTATGAGCAATGAAATGTGTTtaccttcttcctcttcttttttttccttttctttttcccctctttaactttttttccttatttttcttgtttggaTTAGGTGAGAGACAAAAATGGAGACAAACAATGGAAGAAAGTAGATGTGAACCACAAAGATCACATAAATGTGCCTATTTTTCCAGaaggaaaatcaaaagaattCTATGATAATTGCTTCAACGAATACATAACCAAGATTGCTATGGAACAACTCCCACAAAGCAGGCCACTCTGGgaaattcacatattcaaatatcCAACTACCAAATCAGCTGGAAATTTAGTCTTTAAACTTCACCATTCACTTGGTGATGGTTTTTCCCTAATGGGAGCTCTACTTTCTTGCTTACAAAGAGGTGATGATCCTTCACTTCCCTTAACATTTCCAGCATTTAATAGTACTAATCCCAATTTGGAAAGTGGTTATAAGAAGAGGTTTTGTGCTAATGTGGCTCAAATGGTTAGTGGGGTTGTTAATACTTTCTTGGATTTTGGATGGAGTTTATTGAAGAGCACTAATCTTGAAGATGAGAAGACACCAATTAGGTCTGGAGATGAAGGAGTGGAGTTTAGACCTATTGATATTACAACCCTGGAATTCTCTCTTGATCATCTCAAGCAAATTAAGTCCAATCTTAAAGTGGTATGTCATTTAATTTCTATTTATttaatggattttttttaagtttatgatTGATGCTTCTTGGATGCATTCTTGAttatttaattgagagaaatcTTTTTGTTTGTAAGTAATGAGTTAATCAAAATTGATACTCGCACCATCTCAATTTAATTATGTGACCTTTTTTGATTAGGCACCAAATATAAGTAAAAAGAAAAGCTTTAGAAATATATGACCTAAAATAAGCGTCAAACAGTTTTGTAGCTATCTCATTATgagtaaaataataattttaaattaaattatttttaatataagacTTTGATATTCTTTTtaacataattaattatttttttaaaagtgtatcatataaattgaaacgaaagAATAAATGACTCCGACAAATTAGGTTAGGAAAGGACATGTCTATCTTTAATTAATAAAGCATTGCAAATAAGtgctcctcctttttttttttttttttttttttttttggctttgcGGGTTTTTCCTAGGAATTAATACTttctccgtcccaaaataagtgtcgccTCAACAAAAATCACGCcctttaagaaatcaataaatacaatgtgAAATTTACTAAACTATCCTATTTATTAATTAGATgttttttgagaattgaacaaTATTAAAGAGGACTACTTTAACACTAAGGGCATAGTTGGAAACACCTAccaatttttgtcttgaatttctaaggtgacacttatattgggacagtttttttttttttttttttttgctaagatgacacttattttgggatggagtTAGTTATAATTCTAAAATAATGCTATACTTGCAATTTGCAAGGAGCAATTACAGGTAAAATAGATGTGGAAGTTATTAATTGTCTTCTTAGTTCAAAGGTAGTTGCAATTGAAAGATGACATTTAATGCTTCAAGTACTAAATTCATAAAAGAGGGATGGCTGGGTGATGGACACTAGTGATATTATTGTTCCAGTTGTTAGGAAAAAGTTTCACTTTTTGTTCTTGATCTCTAACGGACCTCCAACTTGAGGCTAATGTTAAACTATAATTAAGTTGGGGTTAAATGCATACCATTTTTCTCAAAGTATTTGGACACATAAGAAGAGTCCACCTGTTTCACACTGACGCACCGTTAATGACAAAGACAAACACAAAATCATTTGCTAATAACATGGATATGAGCGGACCAAAAATGTAACAAagggaaaaataaaacaattttAGGTAGTACAAACGTAAAGTagacactttcttttttattatgaTGGTGGTATTCAGGTCAGTTTTtttattatgatgatgatatccaggtcagtTTGTATGTACTTCAATTATTTCACTGAGTACTTATTATGTTCACCAGTACAGATATCAGATATCGGATAACTCTGCCACTAAAGCTTAGACAGATTAGCTATTACTTTATTCCTTGCCAAGTAGTTCTTGCCTGGACGATAAGAGAATTAACTCCCTCATCTGCCAGCATGCTTGATATTGAACCTTTCATCGAAAATGCAATTTTCAATTGAGTTATGGCAATATGGAATTAAATTGGGCAGGGTGAACCTGAAAATGCAGAAGTTAATACTCCAATAGTAGTAGATAGACAATTCGGTAACAACTTCCATGACGGACATTAAATTTCAACCTTTTTTAGTTGTTGCTCATCTTTAATGTCAACACATAAGTGTCATGAGCTGCAAATCCATATATACTAGTATGATCATCAAAATTCGAAAATAATACTGAATAAGTTCAATGCAACGATAATGTATTGATTATTTTATGTAATTAAGAAAAATGACTAATATCAATAAGTAAGTATTCTTCATATTGAGCTTGATGTAGTGCAGCGAAAATAGAGTGAGAATTTACTATGACCAGTTAAACTGCACTGATATTGTAAAATTTCttgatatgtatataacttaaattcattGGAAAAGTTCGAACCCTCTTTATATGTATTGTCGAACTAATTAACATCAGTCATTGCAGTAGTTGAGAATTGAATTGTGTATCCAGCAAGGTAAGCTTTTAGCATTGCACctttctaattaatattttcaaTGCACCTATCTGCTGTGCTATGATCCCACTTCAGCATTCTAGACTGATAATTTATAGAAATCTTTTCCTTTACCATAAAATAGGAAATAGACAACTGTCCAACATGAGATTGAATGGGGTCATGCCCGgatattatttaatttgttataaTAGTAACAATTATTAAACGATCAGGTCGCTTAAAAGATAACTATATACTTCATAATTGTTTGTGATGAATAGAATTAGTAAACTGgaattatgaaaaaataaacttttgcAACACATTAAATTGCACCCGATTGTATAAAATTTTACTCCTATTAATTAACATTATCAATGGAATTTACTATTtaaatttatgatatttttcTGTGACAGACGATCAACGATGTTATATGTGGAGTCTTGTTCTTGGGAGTAAGATTATACATCGAGGAAATGAAGTATGAGCAGAAAAATGCAAATTCAACAGCATTGGTGTTGCTCAACACTAGAAATATTGCAGGATATAAATCAGTGAAAGAAATGTGGCAGACTAGCAATGAATCTAAATGGGGAAATCAATTTGCATTTCTACATGTATCAGTTCCAAAAATTGATAAAGAAGAGTCATCGTCTAATCCTCTCAGCTTTGTGTTCAAAGCACAAGACGTTATTCAGAGAAAAAGAAACTCTGCAGCTGTTATTTTTACTGGCAAATTGCTTGAGACTTTGCAAAAGTACAGAGGTCCCGAGGTGAATCTCTcactctattaagtgatataCTTAATAAGCCGTTTGGCGAAGTTTTCTAAATCTGCTtatttgaaaagtattttttctgTCAAAAGCATTTTTAGAAAGTAGCGATTTGTGTTcagctaatcaatttgaaaatcaCTTTTGCCAATAATACAGCAATAATTGTGCTTGGTCAAGGTATCAAAAGTGCTTCCGGGGAAAAACTATTTTTAACTtctgaaaaatagtttttgttaCTAGTTACTACTCAA
It includes:
- the LOC132031156 gene encoding wax ester synthase/diacylglycerol acyltransferase 4-like, which produces MMKVNVKRMVKEEEEEQEESFPVSPTGQYFTSSVLSISVICVLESEIPIDDSCTMTLLKDVFVPINPRFSSIMVRDKNGDKQWKKVDVNHKDHINVPIFPEGKSKEFYDNCFNEYITKIAMEQLPQSRPLWEIHIFKYPTTKSAGNLVFKLHHSLGDGFSLMGALLSCLQRGDDPSLPLTFPAFNSTNPNLESGYKKRFCANVAQMVSGVVNTFLDFGWSLLKSTNLEDEKTPIRSGDEGVEFRPIDITTLEFSLDHLKQIKSNLKVTINDVICGVLFLGVRLYIEEMKYEQKNANSTALVLLNTRNIAGYKSVKEMWQTSNESKWGNQFAFLHVSVPKIDKEESSSNPLSFVFKAQDVIQRKRNSAAVIFTGKLLETLQKYRGPEVTAKYIHNTLKNSSMTISNMIGPMERMALANHPVKGLYFMVVGVPESLTITMMSYMGKLRVAVGTEKGLIDPQKFKFSIENAFDRIFKAAFPSASSKPAN